The genomic window AGTAGTGGcacagcttcctcttggtgatcaggatggcatataggagcttctctATCTAGGGGTAGTGTGTCTTGGAGTCGGACAAGGCTTCACTAACAAAGTACACGAGGCGCAGGTACCtcgagggcgtgcccctcttctccCCATTCTACAACCAAGGCAGCGCGGACCACCTGAGTCATAGCTACAACATAGAGTAGGAGTGGCTCTTCCTCAGCCAGCGGGACCAGAATTAGGGCCTTCATCAGGAGCACTTTgagcttgtcaagcgcctcctgagcctcaggCATCCACGTGAATTGGTTGGTTTTCTTTAGGAGTCAGTTAAGGGGGAGCCCCCGTTCACCAAGGCATGAAATGAAGTGACTAAGCACTACGAGGCACCTGGTAACCTTCTAAACTCCCTTCTGGTTTGGAATTGGGCCCATCTTCATGATGGCTGGGATTTTTACcgagttggcttcgatgccatgcttagAGATGATGAAtctgagcagcatgccccttgggaccccaaagatgcacttctcgaGGTTGAGCTTGATGTCATTCTCCCGAAGCTTCCTAAAGGTCTGCTCCTGGTCGACCACGAGCTGGTCGGTTTGCTTGGACTAGACTATGATGTCGTCCATGtaagcctcaatggtccacccgatgaggtatCCAAAGCATTTGGTCATCCAACACTGGTACGTaaccccagcgttcttgagtctaaACGGCATCATAATGTACCAGAATGATCCAAATAGGGGTGATGAAAGAGGtagtgagctggtcggactctttcatcatgatctgatggtacctagagtacgtatcaaggaagcatagggtttcgcaccccgaggtcaAGTCAACTACTtgatctatgtgtggcaaagggaACGAATGCTTTGGGCATGCCTTATTAAGGCTCATGTAGTcagcacacattctccatttcccacttttctttttTATCATAATGGGATTGGACAACCACTctagggtggtacacttccttgatgaaactGGCCACCAAGAGCTTAGTGATTTCCTCACCAATGAGCCTTTGCTTCTCCTCATTGAAGCGGCATAGGCGTTGTTTGGTCAGCCTAGAACccggcctaatcttcaaggcgtgctcggtgacttccctcaaaATTCCTAGCATAtgtgagggtttccacgcaaagatgtatCAATTGGCACGGGAGGAAGTTGATGAGTGCGCCTTCCTACTTGGGGGAAAGGGCGATGCCGATGCGCACCGTCTTGTTGGTGGAGTTGTTGGGGTTGACAAGGACCTCCTTGATGTTCTTCATAGGCTCAAAGGATCCAGCCACCTGCTTTGTGTCGAGCGCTCCTTCAGCGATGTCCTTCCCGATGGCTGCGAGCTCCTCGGAAGCGAGGGTTGCCAAAGTGAGCTCACAActctcgacctcacactcgtaggccctctagaaagaagtgccaatggtgatgaccccacgtgggctcggcatcttgagcttgaggtaggtgtagttggggacggtcatgaacttcatgtaacatggtcgccccaaaaTGGCGTGGTAGACTAGGGGAACCCAACTACCTTGAGGGTGAGGGTCTctatcctatagttggatggattcccaaaggtgatgggcaggtcaatctgctcAATCGGTATGGCCTGCTTTcctagcacgatgccatggaaaggcgccttGGTTGGCCGGATgcgtgatcggtcgatgcccatggcatcaa from Miscanthus floridulus cultivar M001 chromosome 11, ASM1932011v1, whole genome shotgun sequence includes these protein-coding regions:
- the LOC136491617 gene encoding uncharacterized protein yields the protein MKCFITGGSKKWEQKKKPEAEAGNTGEKDGSFPSLDGYLMIFGGPETLDAMGIDRSRIRPTKAPFHGIVLGKQAIPIEQIDLPITFGNPSNYRIETLTLKRAYECEVESCELTLATLASEELAAIGKDIAEGALDTKQVAGSFEPMKNIKEVLVNPNNSTNKTVRIGIALSPK